A region from the Variovorax sp. V93 genome encodes:
- a CDS encoding low molecular weight protein-tyrosine-phosphatase has translation MKSVLVVCIGNICRSPMAHVLLADALPEITVSSAGTGALIGHPADPIAQELMAARGLDLSAHRARQITQSMCVQADLILTMDDGQRRHIENNYPLTRGRVFRLAETAKLNIPDPYRMGQEAFEHALQLIDAGVKTWAERIRQFK, from the coding sequence ATGAAATCCGTTCTTGTCGTTTGCATCGGCAACATCTGCCGAAGCCCGATGGCGCATGTGCTGCTGGCTGATGCGCTGCCGGAGATCACCGTGTCCTCGGCCGGCACGGGCGCATTGATCGGCCACCCCGCGGACCCCATCGCCCAGGAGTTGATGGCCGCGCGCGGGCTCGACCTGAGCGCGCACAGGGCACGCCAGATCACCCAGTCCATGTGCGTGCAGGCCGACCTGATCCTCACCATGGACGACGGGCAGCGGCGCCACATCGAAAACAACTACCCGCTGACGCGCGGCAGGGTCTTTCGCCTTGCCGAAACCGCCAAGCTGAATATCCCTGACCCCTACCGCATGGGCCAGGAAGCCTTCGAGCACGCACTTCAACTCATCGACGCCGGCGTCAAGACATGGGCCGAGCGCATTCGGCAATTCAAATGA
- a CDS encoding YjbH domain-containing protein yields MSLPPPSGPTTNPFRLSLLAAAIVLMTPSAHAASTDRMLAGAAEVRPGERLSDWLLRQPEDAAGPGLAWQVPQELLAQQYLKESLLVRVEAAVRSASPEERASREQLLSVLQSLPATGRVALGIVDPRWLQANPGQDPVLREGQRLAVPPAPLRSVTVVQPDGSFCQVAHEGGRSLLDYLGACGLDSGADWAWIAQPDGRTARAGIGAWNAEPADEPAPGAWIWAPPRRMAALADMSEGLIKFLAVQGPSPQEPTTARPVANAPVFAAPTVAAALPEAVASQPRPLDISGNDWGETGLLQTPSARMGVAGDTRASLTSIWPYTRLNVMFQPFDWMEAGFRYTSISNRAYGPTFLDQSFKDKSIDLKVRLLEESTYLPQLALGFRDIGGTGLFSSEYLVAGKRVHDFDFSLGIGWGYLGSSGNIGNPFKLLGSRFDTRPRANTTGNANISSFFRGPAALFGGVQWRTPWDPLTLKLEYDGNDYQNEPLGSKLRRRSPINVGLSYRVSPKVTLSAGFERGDKFMIGLTLASNLAASQSPKPADRPLPEFRPEAAPRSPGWATTAAEIEAQTEWIVERIAPKDDVLHVWVTDSNTVYRTARVEKAIAVLHHDAPDAIKSFVFHYAERGLAVHAQAIERAEWVAARIQALPPHAARAVSKRDYEPELARPDDTRSPAQGTDAAEAAAPDTKAPWVRPRDKFTFGIAPSYGQIVGGPDAFLLYQLGIQATAEYRFTQRTWLSGAVNLRLADNYDKFTYTAPSNLPRVRTYQREYVTSRRFTIPSLQFTHVGQLSSNHYYSVYGGLLESMFAGVGAEWMYRPARSPVAFGVDINRVRQRDFNQDLGLRDYKVTTGHATLYWDTGWNGVMAKISAGQYLAGDRGVTLEVIRRFDNGFVLGAYATKTNVSSARFGEGSFDKGIYLSIPLDALLPRSSKFALGFAWSPLTRDGGARLGRSNTLYELTSVRDQGAFNFAAPPDNKPRAGDNILNFDRSP; encoded by the coding sequence ATGAGCCTCCCGCCCCCGTCCGGCCCCACCACCAACCCCTTCCGCCTCAGCCTGCTGGCCGCCGCGATCGTGTTGATGACTCCCTCCGCCCACGCCGCATCCACCGACCGCATGCTTGCGGGCGCCGCGGAAGTGCGGCCGGGCGAGCGGCTCAGCGACTGGCTGCTGCGCCAACCCGAAGACGCAGCCGGCCCCGGCCTTGCATGGCAGGTGCCGCAGGAACTGCTTGCGCAGCAATACCTGAAAGAGTCGCTGCTGGTGCGGGTGGAAGCGGCCGTTCGATCGGCCTCGCCCGAAGAACGGGCTTCGCGCGAACAGCTCCTGTCGGTGCTGCAGAGCCTTCCGGCCACCGGCCGTGTGGCGCTGGGCATCGTCGATCCGCGCTGGCTGCAGGCGAATCCCGGTCAAGACCCGGTGCTCCGCGAAGGCCAGCGGCTCGCGGTGCCACCCGCCCCGCTGCGCTCGGTCACCGTGGTGCAGCCCGACGGCAGCTTTTGCCAGGTAGCGCATGAAGGCGGACGCTCGCTGCTCGACTACCTGGGCGCCTGCGGCCTCGACAGCGGCGCCGACTGGGCCTGGATTGCGCAGCCCGACGGCCGCACCGCGCGCGCAGGCATTGGCGCCTGGAATGCCGAGCCCGCCGACGAACCCGCGCCCGGCGCCTGGATCTGGGCCCCGCCGCGCCGCATGGCCGCGCTGGCGGACATGTCGGAAGGCCTCATCAAGTTTCTTGCCGTGCAAGGCCCCTCCCCGCAGGAACCCACCACCGCGCGCCCGGTCGCCAACGCGCCCGTGTTCGCGGCCCCCACCGTGGCCGCCGCGCTGCCCGAAGCCGTCGCCTCGCAGCCGCGCCCGCTCGACATCAGCGGCAACGACTGGGGCGAAACCGGCCTGCTGCAAACGCCATCGGCCCGCATGGGCGTGGCCGGCGACACGCGCGCATCGCTCACGTCGATCTGGCCCTACACGCGGCTGAACGTCATGTTCCAGCCCTTCGACTGGATGGAAGCGGGGTTTCGATACACCTCCATCTCCAACCGCGCTTATGGGCCAACTTTTCTTGACCAGTCGTTCAAGGACAAGAGCATCGACCTGAAGGTCCGGTTGCTCGAGGAATCCACCTACCTGCCCCAACTGGCGCTGGGCTTTCGCGACATCGGCGGCACCGGCCTGTTCTCGAGCGAATACCTGGTGGCCGGCAAGCGCGTGCACGACTTCGACTTCAGCCTGGGCATCGGCTGGGGTTACCTGGGCTCCAGCGGCAACATCGGCAACCCTTTCAAGCTGCTGGGCAGCCGCTTCGACACCCGCCCGCGCGCGAACACCACCGGCAACGCCAACATCAGCAGCTTCTTTCGCGGCCCGGCTGCCCTATTTGGCGGCGTGCAATGGCGCACGCCCTGGGACCCGCTCACGCTCAAGCTCGAATACGACGGCAACGACTACCAGAACGAGCCGCTGGGCAGCAAGCTGCGGCGGCGTTCGCCCATCAACGTGGGCCTGTCTTACCGCGTATCCCCCAAGGTCACGCTGTCCGCCGGCTTCGAGCGCGGCGACAAGTTCATGATTGGCCTCACGCTCGCAAGCAACCTGGCCGCATCGCAATCGCCCAAGCCAGCCGATCGGCCGTTGCCGGAATTCCGACCGGAGGCGGCTCCGCGCTCCCCCGGCTGGGCGACCACCGCGGCGGAGATCGAGGCGCAGACCGAATGGATCGTCGAGCGCATTGCACCCAAGGACGACGTGCTGCATGTGTGGGTGACCGACAGCAACACCGTTTACCGCACCGCGCGCGTCGAAAAAGCCATTGCGGTGCTCCACCACGATGCGCCCGACGCCATCAAGAGCTTCGTCTTTCACTATGCCGAGCGTGGCCTTGCGGTGCATGCGCAGGCCATCGAACGCGCCGAATGGGTGGCCGCGCGCATCCAGGCCCTGCCACCGCATGCCGCGCGGGCCGTGTCCAAGCGCGACTACGAACCCGAGCTGGCCCGCCCCGACGACACGCGCAGCCCCGCGCAAGGCACCGATGCCGCCGAGGCCGCCGCGCCCGACACCAAGGCCCCCTGGGTGCGTCCCCGAGACAAGTTCACCTTTGGTATTGCGCCCAGCTATGGCCAGATCGTGGGCGGGCCTGACGCCTTCCTTCTCTACCAGCTTGGCATCCAGGCCACCGCCGAATACCGCTTTACCCAGCGCACCTGGCTCAGCGGCGCGGTCAATCTGCGGCTGGCCGACAACTACGACAAGTTCACCTACACCGCGCCCAGCAACCTGCCGCGCGTGCGCACCTACCAGCGCGAGTACGTCACATCGCGGCGCTTCACCATTCCCTCGCTGCAGTTCACGCACGTGGGGCAGCTGTCGAGCAACCACTACTACAGCGTGTATGGCGGCCTGCTCGAAAGCATGTTTGCGGGCGTGGGCGCCGAGTGGATGTACCGGCCAGCACGCTCGCCCGTGGCCTTTGGCGTGGACATCAACCGCGTGCGGCAGCGCGACTTCAACCAGGACCTTGGCCTGCGCGACTACAAGGTGACCACCGGCCACGCCACCCTTTACTGGGACACCGGCTGGAATGGCGTCATGGCAAAGATCAGCGCGGGCCAGTACCTGGCGGGCGACCGCGGCGTGACGCTCGAAGTCATCCGCCGCTTCGACAACGGCTTTGTGCTGGGCGCCTATGCCACCAAGACCAACGTTTCTTCAGCGCGGTTCGGTGAAGGCAGTTTCGACAAGGGCATCTACCTTTCGATTCCCCTCGACGCCCTGCTGCCGCGGTCCAGCAAGTTTGCGCTGGGCTTTGCATGGTCGCCGCTCACGCGCGACGGCGGTGCCCGCCTGGGCCGCAGCAACACCCTGTATGAACTGACCTCCGTGCGCGACCAGGGCGCCTTCAACTTTGCGGCCCCGCCTGACAACAAGCCGCGCGCCGGAGACAACATCTTGAATTTCGACCGCAGCCCATGA
- a CDS encoding YjbF family lipoprotein, producing MLATARHLYNNNASPSDSHTFRPEFRYLRATFEGRTVFLVLGYVDPHPEGPTEVWYSASGETVRLRHGRLVATAGLTTDWRAVRLVNAPAWPSATTAAESTTTATTRFQRERDLMPGYRSGIRDEIEQRQIPPPTDTMLAGRPASSLRWFEERSSTRPASASLPPARFGLAQVGDKLEAVYSEQCLSRDLCLSFERWNPSVPANVASTSAAGS from the coding sequence ATGCTTGCCACGGCCCGGCACCTCTACAACAACAACGCCTCGCCGTCGGACTCCCACACATTCCGTCCGGAATTCCGCTATTTGCGTGCCACCTTCGAAGGCCGCACCGTGTTTCTCGTGCTCGGATACGTCGACCCCCATCCCGAAGGTCCTACAGAGGTCTGGTACAGCGCCTCGGGCGAAACGGTGCGCCTGCGCCACGGCCGCCTGGTGGCCACGGCCGGCCTCACGACCGACTGGCGCGCCGTGCGCCTTGTCAACGCACCTGCCTGGCCCTCCGCCACCACGGCCGCCGAGAGCACGACGACAGCAACAACGCGCTTCCAGCGCGAGCGCGACCTCATGCCCGGCTACCGCTCGGGCATACGCGACGAAATCGAGCAGCGGCAAATCCCGCCGCCCACCGACACCATGCTCGCCGGCCGGCCCGCGAGCTCGCTGCGCTGGTTCGAGGAGCGCAGCAGCACGCGCCCGGCCTCGGCTTCGCTGCCCCCGGCACGCTTCGGCCTCGCCCAGGTTGGCGACAAGCTCGAGGCGGTCTATTCCGAGCAGTGCCTTTCCCGCGATCTGTGCTTGAGCTTCGAGCGGTGGAATCCCTCTGTGCCAGCCAACGTTGCCTCGACAAGCGCAGCTGGTTCATGA
- a CDS encoding phosphodiesterase produces MLIAQLSDPHIRAEGELYQGVVDSNSMFAEALAHVHALDRRPDLLVLTGDLVDEGRADEYAMARTLLSASRIRFLVIPGNHDHRERFRAAFSDQAYLPKAGPLHWCVDDHPVRIIGLDSCVVGKHHGHIDAEGLAWLARTLANDTAKPTLLMLHHPPFTSGIPYMDAYGCMDAQPLEEVVRSAPNVELVLCGHVHRTMLRRWGGTVICSCPSTTTEIDLQLRADAPPQSHVGPRGCMLHLWDARYGMVSHLSQIGDFAGPYAFA; encoded by the coding sequence ATGCTCATCGCACAGCTGTCCGATCCGCACATCCGCGCCGAAGGCGAGCTGTACCAGGGCGTTGTCGACTCCAACAGCATGTTTGCCGAAGCGCTTGCGCACGTGCACGCGCTCGATCGCCGCCCCGATCTGCTGGTGCTCACCGGCGATCTTGTCGACGAGGGCCGCGCCGACGAATACGCGATGGCGCGCACGCTGCTCTCGGCCTCGCGCATTCGGTTTCTGGTGATACCCGGCAACCACGACCATCGCGAGCGCTTTCGCGCCGCGTTCAGCGACCAGGCCTACCTGCCCAAGGCGGGGCCGCTGCACTGGTGCGTGGATGACCACCCGGTGCGCATCATCGGGCTCGACTCATGCGTGGTGGGAAAGCACCACGGCCACATCGACGCCGAAGGCCTTGCCTGGCTTGCGCGCACGCTGGCCAACGACACGGCCAAGCCCACGCTGCTGATGTTGCACCATCCGCCCTTCACGAGCGGCATTCCCTACATGGACGCCTACGGCTGCATGGATGCGCAGCCGCTCGAAGAGGTGGTGCGAAGCGCGCCGAATGTCGAGCTGGTGCTGTGCGGGCACGTGCACCGCACGATGCTGCGCCGCTGGGGCGGCACGGTGATCTGTTCATGCCCGAGCACCACCACGGAAATCGACCTGCAGCTGCGCGCCGATGCGCCGCCGCAGTCGCACGTGGGACCGCGCGGCTGCATGCTGCATTTGTGGGACGCGCGGTACGGCATGGTCAGCCACCTGAGCCAGATCGGAGACTTTGCGGGGCCGTACGCGTTTGCCTGA
- a CDS encoding four-carbon acid sugar kinase family protein — protein MPATQAPAIVYYGDDFTGATDTLGTAARAGLRTLLFLKTPDAARLAQAGPLDVLGIAGAARAMAPEAMQAELAPVAALFRSLGARVLHYKTCSTFDSAPHIGSIGAAVRALRGAVEQPWTAIVGGQPNIGRHCLFGNLFAAAGAGGEVFRIDRHPTMSRHPVTPMHEADLRLHLAKQGLAGVRSIPFTAASHGPQALGEALQRALRPDAGNTEAVLFDVADASQLAAIGQVVWSQARRTTLLAVGPSSVVDALAGALGTRADAQADQRRMGPARGPVLVLAGSLSPVTARQVAAARSFDTVWLDAPRLAQRDTATLEQHARDIAQGLARGRSMLACTRPAEPAPTEGDNTVDAQALSRAGGDLLAKVLAMAPLQRIGIAGGDTSSHAVQALDAWGLSYAADMGAGASLCRVHSDDAALDGMEIMLKGGQMGAHDVFERLLHGDADSAPLA, from the coding sequence ATGCCCGCCACGCAAGCGCCGGCCATCGTCTACTACGGCGACGATTTCACCGGCGCCACCGACACCCTCGGCACCGCCGCGCGCGCCGGCCTGCGCACCCTGCTGTTCCTGAAGACGCCCGACGCCGCGCGGCTCGCGCAGGCCGGGCCGCTCGACGTGCTGGGCATCGCGGGCGCCGCCCGCGCCATGGCGCCCGAAGCCATGCAGGCCGAGCTCGCCCCGGTCGCCGCGCTGTTCCGCTCGCTCGGCGCGCGCGTGCTGCACTACAAGACCTGCTCCACCTTCGACAGCGCGCCGCACATCGGCTCCATCGGCGCGGCCGTGCGCGCGCTGCGCGGCGCCGTCGAACAGCCCTGGACCGCCATCGTCGGCGGCCAGCCCAACATCGGCCGGCACTGCCTGTTCGGCAACCTGTTCGCCGCGGCCGGCGCGGGCGGCGAGGTGTTCCGCATCGACCGCCATCCGACGATGAGCCGGCACCCGGTCACGCCAATGCATGAGGCAGACCTGAGGCTGCACCTGGCCAAGCAGGGCCTGGCCGGTGTGCGCTCCATTCCTTTCACGGCCGCCTCGCACGGGCCGCAGGCGCTTGGCGAGGCGCTGCAGCGCGCGCTGCGCCCGGATGCCGGCAACACCGAGGCCGTGCTGTTCGACGTGGCCGATGCCTCGCAGCTCGCGGCCATCGGCCAAGTGGTGTGGTCACAGGCCCGGCGCACCACGCTGCTGGCCGTGGGCCCGAGCAGCGTGGTCGATGCGCTGGCCGGCGCACTCGGCACGCGAGCCGATGCGCAAGCCGACCAACGCCGTATGGGTCCAGCGCGCGGCCCGGTGCTGGTGCTTGCCGGCAGTCTCTCGCCCGTCACCGCGCGCCAGGTGGCGGCGGCACGCTCGTTCGACACCGTGTGGCTCGATGCGCCCCGGCTCGCGCAACGCGACACGGCCACGCTGGAGCAGCATGCCCGCGACATCGCGCAAGGACTCGCGCGCGGCCGCAGCATGCTGGCCTGCACCCGGCCCGCCGAACCGGCGCCCACCGAGGGCGACAACACGGTCGACGCCCAGGCCCTCTCGCGCGCCGGCGGAGACTTGCTGGCAAAGGTGCTGGCCATGGCGCCGCTGCAGCGCATCGGCATTGCCGGCGGCGACACCTCGAGCCACGCCGTGCAGGCGCTCGATGCCTGGGGGCTCTCCTACGCGGCCGACATGGGCGCCGGCGCATCGCTCTGCCGTGTGCACAGCGACGACGCCGCGCTCGACGGCATGGAGATCATGCTCAAGGGTGGCCAGATGGGCGCCCACGACGTGTTCGAGCGGCTGCTGCATGGCGATGCGGACAGCGCCCCGCTCGCGTGA
- a CDS encoding ribulose-bisphosphate carboxylase large subunit family protein, protein MNVTERIRARYLVETPLDLAAVAEVMAGEQSCGTFTRVEGETDALRQRARATVEAITELAPAEAPSLPNALLERKRARGPWRRAHVDISFPSANIGANLPTLAATVSGNLYDLGEVTGLRLESLQLPAAYRGQFEMPRAGIAGTRRATGVASGALVGTIIKPNVGLSAGETAALVARLCAAGVDFIKDDEVCANPAHAPLAERVPAVMAAVRAHQERTGKHVMVAFNITDETDAMKRHADLVEREGGSCVMASLNWCGHSGMQTLRRHTGLALHGHRNGYGALSRHPLLGISFQAYQTLWRLAGVDHMHVHGLQGKFSQPDSEVIESARDCFTPLTDAADDRVMPAFSSGQWAGTVPATWAAIGSDDLLFMAGGGILAHPDGAAAGVTSIRQAWSAVCAGTALQEAARGAPELARALAFFGKP, encoded by the coding sequence GTGAACGTGACCGAACGCATCCGCGCGCGCTACCTCGTCGAAACGCCGCTGGACCTGGCCGCCGTGGCCGAGGTAATGGCCGGCGAGCAATCGTGCGGCACCTTCACGCGCGTCGAGGGCGAGACCGACGCGCTGCGCCAACGCGCGCGCGCCACCGTCGAGGCGATCACCGAGCTGGCACCGGCCGAGGCGCCGAGCCTGCCCAACGCCCTGCTCGAACGCAAGCGCGCGCGCGGCCCCTGGCGGCGTGCGCACGTCGACATCTCGTTTCCCTCAGCGAACATCGGCGCCAACCTGCCGACGCTCGCGGCCACGGTGTCGGGCAACCTCTACGACCTGGGCGAAGTCACGGGCCTGCGGCTCGAATCGCTGCAGCTGCCTGCCGCCTACCGCGGGCAGTTCGAAATGCCGCGCGCCGGCATCGCGGGCACGCGGCGCGCCACCGGCGTGGCCAGCGGCGCGCTGGTCGGCACCATCATCAAGCCCAACGTGGGGCTGTCCGCCGGCGAGACCGCCGCACTGGTCGCCAGGCTCTGCGCCGCGGGCGTCGACTTCATCAAGGACGACGAAGTCTGCGCCAACCCCGCGCATGCACCGCTTGCCGAGCGCGTGCCCGCCGTGATGGCCGCGGTGCGCGCACACCAGGAGCGCACCGGCAAGCACGTGATGGTGGCCTTCAACATCACCGACGAGACCGACGCGATGAAGCGGCATGCCGACCTGGTCGAGCGCGAAGGCGGATCGTGCGTCATGGCCAGCCTCAACTGGTGCGGCCATTCGGGCATGCAGACCCTGCGCCGCCACACCGGCCTGGCGCTGCACGGCCACCGCAACGGCTACGGTGCGCTGTCGCGCCATCCGTTGCTGGGCATTTCGTTCCAGGCCTACCAAACGCTCTGGCGGCTCGCGGGCGTCGACCACATGCACGTGCACGGCCTGCAGGGCAAGTTCTCGCAGCCCGACAGCGAGGTCATCGAATCGGCGCGCGACTGCTTCACGCCTTTGACCGATGCCGCCGACGACCGCGTGATGCCGGCCTTTTCGTCGGGCCAGTGGGCCGGCACCGTGCCTGCCACCTGGGCCGCCATCGGCAGCGACGACCTGCTCTTCATGGCCGGCGGCGGCATCCTCGCGCATCCCGACGGCGCGGCGGCCGGCGTCACCAGCATCCGCCAGGCCTGGTCGGCCGTATGCGCCGGCACCGCGCTGCAAGAAGCCGCCCGCGGCGCACCCGAGCTGGCGCGCGCGCTGGCCTTCTTCGGCAAGCCGTGA
- a CDS encoding VOC family protein, producing MSRFLGEIRQLGYVVHDIEAAMDYWSTTLGVGPWFYNPRVPIKNYRYNGEAHEPHNSVALANSGYVQVELIQTRNDVPSMYRDFLQAGRTGLQHVAYWTADYDADLARLTAQGFKPVMSGEVGERGRFIYFDTEYHPGTVIELSEVAGPKGKMFDLIRSASEGWDGSEPVRPFPDLSKL from the coding sequence ATGAGTCGATTCCTCGGCGAGATCCGCCAGCTGGGCTATGTCGTGCACGACATCGAGGCCGCCATGGACTACTGGAGTACCACGCTGGGCGTGGGCCCCTGGTTCTACAACCCCAGGGTGCCGATCAAGAACTACCGCTACAACGGCGAGGCGCACGAGCCCCACAACTCGGTGGCGCTGGCCAACTCGGGCTATGTGCAGGTCGAGCTGATCCAGACGCGCAACGACGTGCCTTCGATGTACCGCGATTTCCTCCAGGCCGGCCGCACCGGGCTGCAGCACGTCGCGTACTGGACGGCCGACTACGACGCCGACCTCGCGCGCCTCACCGCGCAGGGCTTCAAGCCGGTGATGAGCGGCGAAGTGGGCGAGCGCGGCCGCTTCATCTACTTCGACACCGAGTACCACCCGGGCACGGTGATCGAACTGTCCGAAGTGGCGGGGCCCAAGGGCAAGATGTTCGACCTGATCCGCAGCGCCTCCGAGGGCTGGGACGGCAGCGAGCCGGTGCGGCCCTTCCCTGACCTGAGCAAGCTGTGA